The proteins below come from a single Pedobacter aquae genomic window:
- a CDS encoding NAD(P)-dependent oxidoreductase — protein sequence MTKKIAFLGLGNMGIPIAQNLINAGHEVSIYNRSAVKAQQLTGNYFLANSPAEAVADKDFVFTMLADDNALNQICTGENGFILALKKGAIHISMSTIAPETSAILNDIHHKNGSIYLSSPVFGRPTAAAEAKLFICLSGQDEAKQLAKPLLEQVGQAVYDFGEDVKAANVLKLTGNFMIMASMETMAEAFTLAEKNGLDRKQVADFFGNTVFNAPIYKNYGTLIANNNYQPVGFKSTLGFKDARLASKMALDAEMPAPLLNLVYNRLLSAIAQGKGEQDWAESIAKGVSNDAGI from the coding sequence ATGACAAAAAAAATAGCTTTCCTTGGTTTAGGAAATATGGGTATTCCCATAGCACAAAACCTCATCAATGCCGGGCATGAAGTAAGTATCTACAACCGATCTGCCGTAAAAGCACAACAACTTACAGGAAATTACTTCCTAGCAAACAGCCCCGCAGAAGCTGTTGCTGATAAAGATTTTGTTTTTACCATGCTTGCAGATGATAACGCTTTAAACCAAATCTGTACAGGCGAAAACGGTTTTATCTTAGCCTTAAAAAAGGGTGCTATACACATCAGTATGAGTACCATAGCGCCAGAAACATCTGCCATCTTAAATGATATACACCATAAAAATGGTTCTATTTACTTAAGTAGCCCTGTTTTTGGCAGACCAACCGCTGCCGCAGAAGCAAAATTATTTATTTGTTTATCAGGACAAGATGAGGCTAAACAATTGGCAAAGCCTTTATTAGAACAAGTTGGACAAGCTGTTTATGATTTTGGCGAAGATGTTAAAGCAGCCAATGTGCTTAAACTTACTGGCAATTTCATGATTATGGCTTCTATGGAAACCATGGCGGAAGCATTTACCCTAGCAGAAAAAAATGGTTTAGACCGTAAGCAGGTAGCTGATTTCTTCGGAAATACTGTTTTTAATGCCCCTATTTATAAAAACTACGGAACTTTAATTGCCAACAACAATTACCAACCGGTTGGCTTTAAATCTACACTGGGTTTTAAGGATGCCCGCTTAGCCTCAAAAATGGCATTAGATGCAGAAATGCCTGCCCCATTACTTAACTTGGTTTATAACCGCTTACTTAGCGCAATAGCGCAAGGTAAGGGCGAGCAAGATTGGGCAGAAAGTATAGCTAAAGGAGTTTCTAACGATGCGGGTATTTAA